Proteins from a genomic interval of Thermoflexus sp.:
- a CDS encoding glycosyltransferase family 39 protein translates to MRRGVRIDRWLILMILLAFALRLHRIAVQSWWWDEGYSTYLARHGILTAIRMTAVDIHPPLYYILLSIWGTFVGYTEFTTRFLSTIFGILMLPLLYRVGREGAGRAVGLLAAGLAVLAPAYVYYSQETRMYTLFALEYLFALFLLGRLMDAQRWPPGLLTAMGLTEAAMMYTHYFSVVAILFLNLAALFLLLRQPIEDRRWNFRRWALTQALVVLAYGPWLPPAYRQTGQHSDERAAFPTLFEFLSLTWHFFNIGIREVLGKMGEPPPRPGFVAASAAYGIAFAGALALAGLATWRRHPPVPIRPAMWLGAFALPLLLVFGITRWKPIVHPRYILMLTPALLLTDAFLMAMLWRERPPWRLPGRALTAALALAIGATFLQGLWIVYYDPAFFREDVRGVAAYLSAVTTPDDAIVVDSEEYTLQQYYTGPSPIQGIKMRGREAEGLAELQAITAGKRRVFLLHWFRSVTDDKRFIPFLLEYAGRLIDHREFTGYTLWVYELERAVAMPPLRPVSINFGDRLWLSGVFMETEAHAGEGVAVALRWRMPAPIPENLKAAVALLDAGRQRVSGMDWMLMNDLHRYTARWSPGEETTTYFVVPVPLGAPPGPYTLTVTLYREPDLKGLDILDEAHNPGGRALTLGTVDVSLPRAIADPYGTMAGIPRLETPVALGDGLQLLGFQLPASPLAPGEPMRAWLLLQSDRPGLPDLPLSLEIRRGEEVLGRQEGDPGYGRYPVSRWIPGLPVLERRAVWISPQAGAGPAEVWLRWGNGPGVPLRTIEIAGRPRRFEPPPYDIPVGQRFPGLAELVGISLDRTTVRDGETLNIRLVWRALNEDPIERPYVVSVQVLNAGGRLVGQDDRMPADGASPTTSWVYGEFIEDPHPVAFREPLSGEGRLIVVLYDPDTMQRVRAADGRDYIELPVRVMGAPSP, encoded by the coding sequence ATGCGACGCGGCGTTCGAATCGACCGATGGCTGATCCTGATGATCCTGCTGGCCTTCGCCCTCCGGCTCCATCGGATCGCCGTCCAGAGCTGGTGGTGGGATGAAGGTTACAGCACCTATCTGGCCCGTCACGGCATCCTGACCGCCATCCGGATGACGGCGGTGGATATCCATCCCCCCCTTTACTACATCCTGCTCTCCATCTGGGGGACGTTCGTCGGTTACACCGAGTTCACCACCCGTTTCCTCTCCACGATCTTTGGGATCCTGATGCTCCCCCTGCTCTATCGGGTCGGCCGGGAGGGAGCGGGGCGCGCCGTGGGGCTCCTGGCCGCCGGGCTGGCGGTGCTGGCCCCCGCTTATGTGTATTATTCCCAGGAAACCCGAATGTATACGCTGTTCGCCCTGGAGTATCTTTTCGCCCTTTTCCTCCTCGGCCGCCTGATGGACGCCCAGCGCTGGCCCCCCGGCCTCCTGACGGCCATGGGCCTCACGGAGGCGGCGATGATGTATACGCACTACTTCTCCGTGGTCGCCATCCTCTTCCTGAACCTGGCTGCCCTTTTCCTGCTCCTGCGCCAGCCCATCGAAGATCGTCGCTGGAATTTCCGCCGCTGGGCCCTCACCCAGGCGCTGGTGGTCCTCGCTTACGGACCCTGGTTGCCCCCCGCCTACCGCCAGACAGGCCAGCACAGCGACGAGCGAGCCGCCTTCCCCACGCTGTTCGAGTTCCTCTCGCTGACCTGGCATTTCTTCAACATCGGCATCCGGGAGGTCCTGGGGAAGATGGGCGAGCCGCCGCCGCGACCCGGGTTTGTGGCCGCCTCGGCCGCTTATGGAATCGCCTTCGCCGGTGCGCTGGCGCTCGCCGGGCTGGCCACGTGGCGCCGCCATCCGCCGGTTCCCATCCGCCCTGCCATGTGGCTGGGGGCCTTCGCCCTTCCCCTGCTGCTGGTCTTCGGCATCACCCGGTGGAAACCCATCGTCCACCCCCGCTATATCCTGATGCTCACCCCGGCCCTCCTGCTCACCGATGCCTTCCTGATGGCGATGCTCTGGAGGGAACGCCCCCCCTGGCGCCTGCCCGGCCGGGCCCTGACCGCAGCGCTGGCCCTGGCCATCGGGGCAACCTTCCTGCAGGGGCTCTGGATCGTCTACTATGATCCAGCCTTCTTCCGGGAGGATGTGCGAGGAGTAGCGGCCTATCTGAGCGCGGTCACGACCCCGGATGACGCCATCGTGGTGGATTCCGAGGAATACACGTTGCAACAATATTACACCGGGCCCTCCCCGATCCAGGGGATCAAGATGCGAGGCCGGGAGGCGGAAGGCCTGGCCGAGCTCCAGGCGATCACCGCAGGCAAGCGGCGGGTCTTCCTGCTCCACTGGTTCCGTTCGGTGACCGATGACAAGCGCTTCATTCCGTTCCTGCTGGAATACGCCGGCCGGCTGATCGATCACCGGGAGTTCACCGGCTACACCCTGTGGGTCTATGAACTGGAGCGCGCGGTGGCGATGCCGCCGCTGCGACCGGTCTCGATCAACTTCGGGGATCGCCTGTGGCTATCCGGGGTCTTCATGGAGACCGAGGCACATGCCGGGGAAGGGGTGGCGGTCGCCCTCCGCTGGCGGATGCCGGCACCGATCCCGGAGAACCTGAAAGCCGCCGTCGCCCTCCTCGACGCCGGACGACAGCGGGTCAGCGGCATGGACTGGATGCTCATGAACGATCTCCACCGCTACACCGCCCGCTGGTCCCCCGGGGAAGAGACCACCACGTATTTTGTGGTCCCGGTTCCCCTGGGCGCGCCTCCCGGGCCTTACACGCTGACCGTGACGCTGTATCGGGAACCCGACCTGAAAGGGTTGGACATCCTGGATGAGGCCCACAACCCCGGGGGCCGGGCCCTAACCCTGGGCACTGTGGACGTGAGCCTGCCTCGTGCCATCGCGGATCCCTACGGGACGATGGCGGGGATCCCTCGTCTGGAGACCCCAGTGGCTCTGGGGGACGGCCTGCAGCTCCTGGGATTCCAGCTCCCGGCTTCGCCCCTCGCTCCCGGGGAACCCATGCGCGCGTGGCTGCTGCTCCAGTCAGACCGCCCGGGCCTGCCCGATCTCCCGTTGTCCCTGGAGATCCGGCGCGGGGAGGAGGTCCTGGGCCGCCAGGAGGGGGATCCGGGCTATGGTCGCTATCCGGTTTCCCGATGGATTCCCGGGCTGCCCGTTCTGGAGCGGCGAGCGGTCTGGATATCGCCCCAGGCGGGCGCCGGACCGGCGGAAGTGTGGCTGCGATGGGGAAACGGGCCCGGCGTCCCTCTAAGAACCATAGAAATCGCCGGGCGGCCGCGCCGGTTCGAGCCGCCGCCTTATGACATCCCGGTGGGCCAGCGCTTCCCCGGCCTGGCCGAGCTGGTCGGGATCTCGCTGGATCGCACCACCGTCCGGGATGGGGAAACCCTGAACATCCGCCTGGTCTGGCGCGCCCTCAACGAAGATCCCATCGAACGCCCCTACGTGGTTTCGGTGCAGGTCCTGAACGCCGGGGGGCGCCTGGTCGGTCAGGACGACCGGATGCCGGCCGATGGCGCTTCGCCGACCACCTCATGGGTCTACGGGGAATTCATCGAAGATCCCCATCCGGTGGCCTTCCGCGAGCCCCTCTCCGGCGAGGGCCGACTGATCGTCGTCCTCTATGATCCAGATACCATGCAACGAGTGCGAGCGGCCGATGGGCGCGATTACATCGAGCTGCCGGTGCGGGTCATGGGAGCCCCATCTCCATAG
- a CDS encoding response regulator transcription factor yields MATLLVIDDDREFVELLRKRLEGAGYRLLIALDGETGLRMLETERPDLVILDIMMPGMDGWEVCRRIRQISTVPILMLTAKGMTTDVVYGLELGADDYVTKPFQADVLLARIRALLRRASARALPEQGVYRCGEIVLDLDQHTVTVAGRPVSLTPLEFRLLSVMMRNPGRLLPHRYLLTQVWGPEYAEDIDNLKLYIHYLRQKIEPDPRHPRYILTEWGIGYRFQCD; encoded by the coding sequence ATGGCCACCTTGCTGGTGATCGATGATGACCGGGAGTTTGTGGAGCTGCTCCGCAAGCGCCTGGAGGGAGCTGGCTATCGGCTCCTGATCGCTCTGGATGGGGAAACGGGCCTTCGGATGCTGGAAACCGAGCGCCCGGATCTGGTGATCCTGGACATTATGATGCCCGGGATGGATGGCTGGGAGGTTTGCAGACGGATCCGGCAGATCTCCACGGTTCCCATCCTGATGCTGACGGCCAAGGGGATGACCACGGATGTGGTGTATGGCCTGGAGCTGGGGGCGGATGATTACGTCACCAAGCCCTTCCAGGCGGATGTCCTCCTGGCCCGGATCCGGGCGCTCCTGCGGCGCGCAAGCGCTCGGGCGCTGCCCGAGCAAGGGGTCTACCGCTGTGGGGAGATCGTGCTGGATCTGGATCAGCACACGGTGACCGTTGCGGGGCGGCCGGTGTCGCTTACCCCGCTCGAGTTCCGGCTGCTGAGCGTGATGATGCGGAATCCCGGGCGCCTGCTTCCCCACCGGTATCTCCTCACTCAGGTCTGGGGGCCGGAATACGCCGAGGACATCGATAACCTCAAGCTTTACATTCATTACCTCCGTCAGAAGATCGAGCCGGATCCTCGACACCCACGGTATATTTTGACGGAATGGGGGATCGGATATCGGTTCCAGTGTGATTAA
- a CDS encoding response regulator transcription factor: MAQPLDSPRDRPEDRAEVRILVVDPSPEIRRLLQQEFSAGQMSVFVAARPSEALALVPVVTPDVILTELAFPDHDGFRFCQQLRAMTSSPILVISAVRSDRDIIHAFDMGVDDFIPKPFAFAELRARVQAHLRRYHWRGKQGTITYYADEHLVIDLRLQEVRVRGQRVRMSRIEYRLLACLLENAGRVVPHEALLRAGWEDQGWDPHYLKLYIRHLRNKIEPDPYRPRYIVTVWGVGYRFCPQSSPLASVERMSMDG; the protein is encoded by the coding sequence ATGGCCCAGCCGCTGGATTCCCCGAGAGACCGGCCGGAGGATCGTGCGGAAGTGCGGATCCTGGTCGTGGATCCCAGCCCGGAGATACGGCGCCTGCTGCAGCAGGAATTCAGCGCAGGGCAGATGTCGGTGTTCGTCGCCGCCCGTCCCTCGGAAGCGCTGGCGCTGGTCCCGGTGGTGACCCCCGATGTGATCCTCACCGAGCTGGCCTTTCCGGATCACGATGGCTTCCGGTTCTGTCAGCAGCTCCGCGCCATGACCTCCAGCCCCATCCTGGTGATCTCCGCGGTTCGCTCCGATCGGGACATCATCCACGCCTTCGATATGGGGGTGGACGATTTCATTCCCAAACCCTTTGCCTTCGCTGAGCTCCGGGCGCGGGTGCAGGCCCATCTGCGCCGCTACCACTGGCGGGGGAAACAGGGGACGATCACCTATTACGCGGATGAGCACCTGGTGATCGATCTGCGGCTTCAGGAGGTGCGGGTCCGCGGGCAACGGGTTCGGATGTCCCGGATCGAATACCGGCTGCTGGCATGCTTGCTGGAGAACGCGGGCCGCGTGGTCCCGCACGAGGCGCTGCTCCGGGCCGGGTGGGAGGATCAGGGGTGGGACCCTCACTACCTGAAGCTCTATATCCGCCACCTGCGAAATAAGATCGAGCCCGACCCTTACCGGCCTCGCTATATCGTGACGGTGTGGGGGGTGGGCTATCGTTTCTGTCCGCAATCTTCCCCATTGGCCTCGGTCGAGAGGATGTCGATGGATGGATAG
- a CDS encoding SDR family oxidoreductase: MKCLVTGGAGFIGSHVVDALIEDGHEVVVVDNLSTGRRENLNPRARFYEVDIRSPALAEVFERERPEVVNHHAAQMSVRVSMADPMYDADVNVLGSLNLIRLSLRYGVKKFIYISSGGAVYGEPVYLPCDEDHPIRPLCPYGVTKFIVEQYLALFHQHYGLRYTVLRYPNVYGPRQDPNGEAGVVAIFIGRMLRGEPVVIHGTGEQMRDFVYVEDVVAANRMALEDGGAGVFNLGSGRGTTVNEIFRMLAAITGYRWEPIYGPPKVGETFRIYLKADRVYRAWGWRPRVDLEEGLERTVAFFRDRLR, from the coding sequence ATGAAATGTCTGGTCACCGGGGGGGCGGGGTTTATCGGCTCTCATGTGGTGGATGCGCTGATCGAGGATGGCCACGAGGTGGTGGTGGTGGACAATCTGAGCACGGGGCGGCGGGAGAATCTAAACCCGCGGGCGCGGTTTTATGAAGTCGACATCCGCAGCCCGGCCCTGGCGGAGGTGTTCGAGCGGGAGCGGCCAGAGGTGGTCAATCACCATGCAGCCCAGATGAGCGTGCGGGTTTCCATGGCCGATCCCATGTATGACGCCGATGTGAACGTCCTGGGCTCCCTGAACCTGATCCGCCTCTCCCTGCGGTATGGGGTGAAGAAGTTCATTTACATTTCCAGCGGGGGCGCGGTCTATGGAGAGCCGGTTTACCTGCCGTGCGATGAGGACCATCCGATCCGTCCCCTCTGCCCGTATGGGGTGACCAAGTTCATCGTGGAGCAATATCTGGCGCTCTTCCATCAGCATTACGGGCTCCGCTACACGGTGTTGCGCTATCCCAATGTGTATGGGCCGCGGCAGGACCCGAACGGCGAGGCAGGGGTGGTGGCGATTTTCATCGGGCGGATGCTCCGGGGGGAGCCGGTGGTGATCCATGGGACGGGGGAGCAGATGCGGGATTTCGTGTATGTGGAAGATGTGGTGGCGGCGAACCGGATGGCGCTGGAGGACGGGGGGGCGGGGGTGTTCAACCTGGGAAGCGGACGGGGTACAACAGTGAACGAGATCTTTCGGATGCTGGCCGCGATCACGGGCTATCGGTGGGAGCCCATCTATGGCCCGCCGAAGGTGGGGGAGACGTTCCGCATCTATCTGAAGGCGGATCGTGTGTATCGGGCCTGGGGTTGGCGGCCACGGGTGGATCTGGAGGAGGGGCTGGAGCGGACCGTCGCCTTTTTCCGGGATCGGCTCCGATGA
- a CDS encoding flippase, with the protein MSALAVTVLRNTMFGLGGRLAVKILAFAFSVWVVRRLGQEDFGLYATALAYVTAFAIFSDWGLAPYLVREIARDRGRAGELVGNAMALRFLLALGTIGLILGLAQWNGQPMFLLGGIALASLSLLLYAFQGPLEAALQGARRLDWISAAGVLQQLVFVVLGALALWSGVGFYGLIGASLVGTAAALALTAWAARALGLLIVQRPRWRLWPLLLRAGLPFGLIGLAVNLSYKVDTILLSIWWPAGVVGWYNAAYNLIFSIAILSNAANVALYPSMAALSDPEALASVVRRAMGYLWLLSIPFTVGGWVLGDRLIPALYGPSFAPSVPAFHILIGVVPLMFLSEYLGYVILVRNREWLVARSLILSTSFNVALNLFMIPRYGLMAAAWITLFTELLLVGQYITLLRLWRGLAFDSFGKPMLAAGAMGGILWILKGFPLPVLLALGALVYGLALWGLGAVGSAEWQFLRRMAQRTPASGEVG; encoded by the coding sequence ATGAGCGCGCTGGCCGTCACCGTCCTTCGGAACACCATGTTCGGGCTGGGTGGGCGCCTCGCGGTGAAGATCCTGGCTTTCGCGTTCTCCGTATGGGTGGTGCGGCGCCTGGGCCAGGAAGACTTTGGATTGTATGCAACGGCCCTGGCCTATGTGACCGCTTTCGCGATTTTCTCCGACTGGGGGCTGGCCCCCTATCTGGTCCGAGAGATCGCCCGGGATCGGGGGCGGGCTGGCGAGCTGGTGGGGAATGCGATGGCCCTCCGGTTTCTGCTCGCCCTCGGAACCATCGGGCTCATTTTGGGGTTGGCGCAATGGAACGGGCAGCCGATGTTTTTGCTGGGAGGTATCGCCCTCGCCTCGCTCTCGCTTCTCCTGTATGCCTTCCAGGGACCTCTGGAAGCGGCCCTGCAGGGGGCGCGTCGGCTGGATTGGATCTCGGCGGCCGGCGTGCTGCAGCAGCTGGTCTTCGTGGTCCTGGGCGCGCTCGCCCTTTGGTCCGGTGTAGGCTTCTATGGATTGATCGGCGCCTCTCTGGTCGGAACCGCCGCGGCGCTGGCCCTGACCGCCTGGGCCGCTCGCGCTCTGGGCCTCCTGATCGTTCAACGCCCGCGATGGCGCCTCTGGCCCCTCCTGCTGCGCGCCGGCCTTCCCTTCGGCCTGATCGGCCTGGCGGTTAATCTTTCCTATAAAGTGGATACCATCCTGCTCAGCATCTGGTGGCCGGCGGGGGTCGTCGGCTGGTATAACGCGGCTTATAATCTGATCTTCTCGATCGCCATCCTCTCCAACGCCGCCAACGTCGCGCTCTATCCTTCGATGGCCGCCCTCTCGGATCCGGAGGCCCTGGCCTCGGTGGTCCGTCGTGCGATGGGGTATCTATGGCTGCTTTCCATTCCCTTTACGGTGGGAGGATGGGTGCTGGGGGATCGCCTGATCCCCGCCCTTTACGGCCCCTCGTTTGCTCCCTCCGTCCCAGCCTTCCACATCCTGATTGGGGTCGTTCCGTTGATGTTCCTCTCGGAATATCTGGGCTATGTGATCCTGGTCCGGAACCGGGAGTGGTTGGTGGCGCGTTCCCTGATCCTGAGCACCTCGTTTAACGTCGCGTTGAATCTCTTTATGATCCCCCGTTACGGCCTGATGGCCGCTGCCTGGATCACCCTGTTCACGGAGCTCCTGCTGGTCGGGCAATACATTACCCTTCTTCGTTTGTGGCGAGGGCTGGCGTTCGATTCTTTCGGGAAGCCGATGCTGGCCGCCGGGGCGATGGGGGGGATCCTCTGGATCTTGAAGGGATTTCCCCTACCGGTGTTGCTGGCCCTCGGCGCGCTGGTGTATGGCCTGGCGTTGTGGGGACTGGGGGCTGTGGGATCGGCGGAATGGCAGTTCCTTCGACGGATGGCGCAGCGAACGCCTGCATCCGGCGAGGTGGGTTGA
- a CDS encoding glycosyltransferase family 4 protein, which produces MRIALAAPHYPPRNIGGVEFYVQSLARWLHQQGHRVEVIAVERIEYGPFPRVTARVDRSEGFPVHWLTVRWRKGPLGLRDRFDNPAMQLWFQAYFHSCSPDVFHLHSGYLLTVAPLRAARKAGVPTVVSLHDFWFLCAHHTLLRPSGQVCPGPEDPAGCAYCWLSQGRRYRWLEQGLARLGVGSPHRQAGRFLRLWPFFRPWAQVMETRRRTTMAELNQVREIHSPSRFLIRLHQAFGMRMDRIRIIPNFAPPDLRPSSSPRERKDTGEVHVIYIGQVAPHKGVHVLMDGVQRAKDRLGIDEAGMLRLTIYGDLQAFPAYRRLLEQKIGGDSTIRLAGILPRERLGEALIAADWLALPSIWLENSPMVVLEALATGVPVLASAVGGIPEVVRHGENGWLVPPGDPEAIARALIRSVREREWLEQLRMRAKPVFPFEQAMSAWIALYSEIAGKVRVPGTAEEAVAHEPI; this is translated from the coding sequence ATGCGGATCGCCCTGGCCGCGCCGCACTATCCGCCGCGCAACATCGGGGGTGTGGAGTTCTATGTCCAATCCCTGGCCCGGTGGCTGCATCAGCAGGGCCACCGGGTGGAAGTGATCGCTGTCGAACGGATCGAATACGGGCCGTTTCCCCGGGTGACCGCGCGGGTCGATCGATCAGAGGGATTCCCGGTGCACTGGCTGACCGTGCGCTGGCGGAAGGGCCCGCTGGGGTTGCGGGATCGCTTCGACAATCCGGCGATGCAGCTGTGGTTCCAGGCGTATTTCCACAGCTGCAGCCCGGATGTGTTCCATCTGCACAGCGGGTATCTCCTGACCGTCGCCCCGTTGCGAGCGGCCAGGAAAGCCGGGGTCCCCACGGTGGTCTCGCTTCATGATTTCTGGTTCCTGTGCGCTCATCACACGCTGTTGCGGCCCAGCGGGCAGGTCTGCCCGGGGCCGGAGGATCCGGCTGGCTGCGCATATTGCTGGCTCAGCCAGGGCCGTCGCTACCGATGGCTGGAGCAAGGGCTGGCGCGTCTCGGCGTGGGATCTCCCCATCGGCAAGCCGGGCGTTTCCTGCGACTGTGGCCGTTCTTCCGGCCGTGGGCTCAGGTTATGGAAACGCGGCGGCGTACCACGATGGCGGAGCTGAATCAGGTGCGCGAGATCCATAGCCCTTCGCGTTTCCTGATCCGCCTTCACCAGGCTTTCGGGATGCGCATGGATCGTATTCGTATCATCCCTAATTTTGCTCCTCCAGATCTGAGGCCATCTTCTTCGCCTCGAGAGCGAAAAGATACCGGTGAAGTCCACGTGATATACATCGGTCAAGTTGCTCCTCACAAAGGAGTTCATGTTTTGATGGATGGGGTGCAACGGGCGAAGGATCGTCTCGGCATAGATGAGGCGGGCATGTTGCGGTTGACGATCTATGGGGACCTCCAGGCGTTCCCGGCTTATCGCCGCTTGCTGGAACAGAAGATCGGGGGGGACTCCACCATCCGGCTGGCCGGGATCCTTCCCCGGGAGCGGTTGGGGGAGGCGCTGATAGCGGCGGACTGGCTGGCCCTGCCGTCGATCTGGCTGGAGAACAGCCCCATGGTTGTCCTGGAAGCCCTGGCCACAGGGGTTCCCGTCCTGGCCAGTGCGGTGGGGGGGATCCCGGAGGTGGTCCGCCATGGGGAGAACGGATGGCTGGTGCCTCCCGGGGATCCAGAGGCCATTGCCCGGGCACTGATCCGATCCGTCCGGGAGCGGGAATGGCTGGAGCAGTTGCGCATGCGCGCAAAGCCGGTCTTCCCTTTCGAGCAGGCGATGTCCGCCTGGATCGCGCTGTATTCGGAGATCGCGGGGAAGGTCCGGGTCCCCGGGACGGCGGAAGAGGCGGTGGCCCATGAACCGATCTGA
- a CDS encoding glycosyltransferase family 2 protein, translating into MNRSEAQPMGGVLVAVLTYNRLHDTLACLESVRQLEGPVGAIVALDNGSTDGTPEAIRRAFPEVQVWELGDNLGYAAGNNRALRMALEQGMEGVFLLNNDTLVDAGCLVAMLETARSAPHIGAVGPLVWAWPPSQGIWALGGEIHWRRAYTTHREAGRAEPSRRDPHPVDFVPGCGMLLLCEALEAVGGFDERYFMYWEEADWCQRARRAGFSIQVDPRAQMWHKAPLHPEDLPPATLYYMTRNRLLFFWEHGGSMGRWIALLHAVHGAIRLARRYEREDQPSHAQAVWEGLYDFFARRWGAWGSETASWKTGKEALWPVSSG; encoded by the coding sequence ATGAACCGATCTGAGGCGCAACCCATGGGAGGGGTTCTGGTCGCCGTCCTGACCTATAACCGCCTGCATGACACCCTCGCCTGCCTGGAATCGGTCCGGCAGCTGGAGGGACCGGTGGGAGCCATCGTGGCCCTGGATAACGGCTCCACCGATGGGACGCCGGAGGCGATCCGCCGGGCGTTCCCCGAGGTCCAGGTCTGGGAGCTGGGGGACAACCTGGGCTACGCGGCGGGGAACAATCGGGCCCTCCGTATGGCGCTGGAGCAGGGGATGGAAGGGGTGTTCCTCCTGAACAATGACACGCTGGTGGATGCCGGATGTCTGGTCGCAATGCTGGAGACGGCGCGATCCGCGCCCCATATCGGGGCAGTGGGGCCGTTGGTGTGGGCATGGCCTCCCTCCCAGGGGATCTGGGCGCTGGGCGGGGAGATCCACTGGCGCCGGGCCTACACGACTCATCGAGAAGCCGGGCGCGCGGAGCCCTCCCGGCGCGATCCCCATCCGGTGGATTTCGTTCCTGGCTGCGGGATGCTGCTGCTGTGCGAGGCGCTGGAGGCGGTGGGGGGCTTCGATGAGCGATATTTCATGTATTGGGAAGAGGCCGACTGGTGTCAGCGGGCGCGCCGCGCTGGGTTCTCCATCCAGGTGGATCCCCGGGCGCAGATGTGGCACAAGGCTCCCCTTCACCCAGAAGATCTCCCTCCCGCGACGCTCTATTACATGACCCGAAATCGATTGCTCTTCTTCTGGGAGCATGGGGGATCCATGGGACGATGGATAGCGCTCCTCCATGCGGTTCACGGCGCGATCCGCCTGGCGCGGAGGTATGAACGGGAAGATCAGCCTTCCCATGCCCAGGCCGTCTGGGAGGGGCTCTATGATTTCTTCGCCCGCCGGTGGGGGGCGTGGGGGAGCGAAACGGCTTCGTGGAAAACCGGAAAGGAGGCGCTGTGGCCCGTATCCTCTGGGTAA
- a CDS encoding glycosyltransferase, with protein sequence MARILWVMGWFPLPPDKGVRIRLSQLLDTLAPRHRLTLVVLADPEAEIERYQGELAARCEALYIFPRREFQPTRWRAIRGFLSSTPRWLIDVDLPEVHARVRHLCAERAFDLIIASQLPSARYVRALDGVPKILDEVESGLFLDQVRLARDSLRRARRWLMWWKYARFLRDLARDFTVCTVVSEVEARILRGIAPHARVAVIPNGIDLRRYRGVEAPPEPDTLIFTGAPTYWANRDALVFFAEAIWPEIHRCRPSTRLWITGRLPEGTPLPHPPGWIYTGYVSDIRLWIARAWAMVAPLRFGGGTRLKILEAMALGTPVVSTPKGTEGLAFRREGAVTIAEDPRDFARAVLALLDDPDQRMRQGQIAREAVEDYDWARIGERYLQLVERTIHERDRMAAIA encoded by the coding sequence GTGGCCCGTATCCTCTGGGTAATGGGCTGGTTTCCCCTGCCGCCCGATAAAGGGGTGCGGATCCGGCTTTCCCAGCTCCTGGACACCCTGGCCCCTCGCCATCGGCTGACTCTGGTGGTGCTGGCGGATCCGGAGGCGGAAATCGAACGCTACCAGGGGGAGCTGGCCGCCCGATGCGAGGCGCTTTACATCTTTCCGCGTCGCGAGTTCCAGCCGACCCGCTGGCGGGCGATCCGGGGGTTCCTTTCCTCCACGCCCCGCTGGCTGATCGATGTGGATCTGCCGGAGGTCCATGCGCGGGTGCGCCATCTCTGCGCCGAGCGGGCGTTCGATCTCATCATCGCCTCCCAGCTTCCATCCGCCCGCTATGTCCGAGCCCTGGATGGTGTCCCGAAGATCCTGGACGAGGTCGAGAGCGGGTTGTTCCTGGATCAGGTTCGCCTGGCTCGGGATTCGCTCCGGCGGGCGCGGCGGTGGCTGATGTGGTGGAAGTATGCCCGGTTCCTGCGGGATCTGGCGCGCGACTTCACGGTGTGCACGGTGGTCTCGGAGGTGGAAGCGCGGATCCTTCGGGGGATCGCGCCGCATGCTCGCGTGGCGGTCATCCCCAACGGGATCGATCTCCGGCGATATAGGGGAGTGGAAGCGCCTCCCGAGCCGGATACCCTCATCTTCACGGGGGCGCCGACTTACTGGGCGAACCGGGATGCGCTCGTCTTCTTCGCCGAAGCCATCTGGCCGGAGATCCATCGCTGCCGCCCATCGACCCGGTTGTGGATCACAGGGCGGCTTCCGGAGGGCACCCCGCTCCCCCATCCGCCCGGATGGATCTACACCGGCTATGTGTCGGATATCCGGCTGTGGATCGCTCGCGCCTGGGCGATGGTGGCGCCGTTGCGGTTCGGTGGAGGGACCCGGTTGAAGATCCTGGAGGCCATGGCCCTGGGGACGCCGGTGGTCTCGACCCCGAAGGGGACGGAAGGGCTGGCGTTTCGAAGGGAAGGGGCGGTGACCATTGCAGAGGACCCCCGGGATTTCGCCCGGGCTGTCCTCGCCCTGCTGGACGATCCGGACCAGCGGATGCGGCAGGGACAGATCGCCCGGGAGGCGGTTGAGGATTACGACTGGGCGCGGATCGGGGAGCGCTATCTTCAGCTGGTGGAGAGGACGATCCATGAGCGGGATCGCATGGCCGCGATCGCCTGA